From Oscillospiraceae bacterium:
TCATAACCTGTATGATAATAATCCCAGTATATTACATCAATATCAGGAATTTTTTCAATATCCTCTTTTTTCGGACTGAATTTGAAGTCGTAATAACCTTCCCCTAAATGTCCATAGAATAAATCGCCATGCACACATGGATGAAAATCATATTTTTTTAAAATTTCCCCGATTTTTTCAAGATGCTTAGTAACAATTTCATAGGGAGAAGTGTACTTCTTCTCTTTTAAAATTTTTGAAACACCAACTCCCGAAGCCTCATCGCAATTTATAATAAGTTGCTTTGTCCGAAAACACTTTCTCATAACTTTGACCGCCGCTTCTATAAATTCATATGTAGCCTCTGCCCCACAAAGAAGGACTCCTTGATTTTCTCTGAATTCACGGGTTTCTCTGTATCTTAAATACTGTTCAAGATGCCCCAGAGTCTGAATCGATGGTATAACCTCAACTCCCATACTGTAAGCATAATCATCAATTTCCTTAAGTTCCTTATGAGAATATTTGCCCCTTCTGTAGCCAAAATGCGGATACTCCGGAATATCAAAAACATCTTCCATATACAGTTTTAAAACGTTAAAACCAAGCAGTGCAATATAATCGATAATTTTCTTTATATTCTCAACTTTTATAACGCCGTTTCTTGATAAATCGAGTGAAAAACCGAGAGTTTGAAAATGTCTTTTTTCTCTTATTTCAAATTCTTCTTTCCCCTCTTTTACATTAAGAGCAAACTGCATAAGGGCATAGTAAAAATCAGTTTTTTCGCATCCCCTGATAACTGCCTTTTTGTTTTTTAATAAAATATAAATTTCATCACTTTGAGAAATTTCAAAGTCAAAGGGCAATGAAACCGAGAGAATGTCGGACACTTTGTTTTTTATAGTTTCAAATTCTTTTGAATTCATAGTTACATTGACTCCAGATAGTATGTTGTTATGCCTGCGTCTGTTTCAAGATTTTTCTTTTCAAGCCAGTCGTTAAGACCTGAACTTATATGTTCACAAACGGTAAAGGAACTTACTTTAACTAAAGGTTTAATATATTCTTTTTTCATTACTGAATTTCCTCCCCGTAATTATCGAAATTAACTTCTACAGCGTCGCCGTAAAATGTTATATCTTCTTTTCCGTCATTATAAATAGCATACGGAATAACAAAATAATTTTTTCCTAAAAATTCATTAGATAAATTATCAACTATTCGTATCCCATACTGACCTTCTTTGTTGGCAGGTACCTTCTTTTCAAGGTTAAAACTTCCGTTGTCGCCAAGTTTTACTGACTCTTGTTTTCCTGCTACAACTCCATAAGTTTTAAGAGTATATTTTAAATTGGTATTTGTAAGAGTTGCAAACACAATGCTTGTATACTCATTTTCATAGTACGCTTCATTATATCCAATCAAATCCGGTTCTGATGTATCCTCGGTAAATTCTATAACAACATCAGTATCTTCTCCTATGACAGAAGTCGAATATACTCCGTCTGAATACTCAATCATTCCTGCACCTTTGCATGTTGCACTTTTAATAACATAGCCTGCGTCAGGAATAATAGAAATATCAAGAATGTTTCCCGATGAAACAGTTTTTTTCATTTTATCTGTAATAGTTTCTTCGCCAATTTTAACAGTTCCGTGTTCCCCTATAGAAAATGTAACATCATAATTAAACTTTGCAATCTGCGATACTGTATATGCATCAAAGTTTCCTGAAAATACATAAATATAGTCTTCTATATCCGTCATAGTTTCAGGAATAGCCATTGTAAAGTTAAAAGTATATTGTAAAGATGAACCGTTATTTGCCTGCAACATATAATAAATATATCCTGTTTTACCATCAACAGTTACCATCTGCCCCAATTTGTTATCGTCATTTCCTAAAATGAGAAGTGTAAGTTCCTGATTTGTACTGCCCGCATTAACAACGACTGTTACATCGTTAAGTCCGTCTTCTCTTGCAGTACAGGTTACCGACTCTATGGAGGGGCCGGCAGAAAATACCGTACAGCTTAAGCTTAAGACTAATATCAGTAATATACAAATTGATTTTTTCATAGTTAAATCACCATATTTTATAAATAGTGAGATACCGGCAAAACACTCTATAAAATGTTTTGCCGTTTATTCTCTCTTCAGGGTAAACTGCTGAAAGCAATTTACATTTTGTCATATCTTGCCTGAGCAGCATTGTAGATTTCAATTATTTTATCTGCTCCAAGGCTCTTTGCTTTTTTAACCCATTCGTCCCATGAAGCATTGCCTAAAACATATTTAGTTGCAAATTCTTTACCTGCTTTTTCTAAATTAAGCTGGTATTCATTTATAACTTCTTTTTCTTCTTCTGTAAATTGTAAGATAGGATCAATAGGTGTAAGGTTTTTCGGATCTTTTGCAAAGTCCTGTGCTTCCTGTTCTCTTTGGGTAAAATTAAAGTATGCGCTTCGTCTGTCAAAACTTAAGTAAAGGCCTTCAAGAAACATTCCGTATTTACTTGCTAACTCAGTTGAAGACGGCATTTCATCAAATTCAAGATATTTTGCCATACCTTTTTCGTCTATTTCATAAGTTTCGCCTTCAATACCCATTGTTACAAGTTCTTTACCTGTCGGAGACGCAACAAAGTCAAGAAGTTTAAAAGCAGTTTCCGCTTTTTTGTTGTTTGATACATATCTTGCCCAGCAAAGCTGATTTGGAGTTCTCATAACCTGGTCAGGACCGATAGGATTTGCAAATCTTAAATCATAAGAAGGAACAGTATCTTTAGTCTGTTCTTTAAACATTTCCATTCTGCCTATCCAGTCAGTTGTAACAAATGCTTTATCAGCCTGAGTCATTTTAGCTGTCCACGATGATTGAGTATTTGTTAAAAATTCAGGATCTATAAGTCCTTCATTATAACATTTTTTGATAAAGTCAAGCATTTCTTTGTATTTTGGAGTAATATCGGTATAATACCATTTTCCATCTTTTTCATTATAGAATGGCATATATGCTTCCATATCCCAGCTTACAGATAATGCTTTGAATATTCCATCTCCTGATTTTGTTGTATATGGGGTAGAATTTGGGTATAACTCTTTTAATTTTTTCATGGTCTGATAAAATTCTTCAGGGTTATTCCACATTTTAAGTCCGTGTTTATCAAATATATCTTTACGATACATAGTGGCATTTGTGTTTATATCTCTCGAATAGTCCCATCCGTAGTAACCATAAAGTTTACCATCAGGAGCAGAATAGGATTTAAAAATCCAGTCCTGAGAACCTTCACCAACAAAGTTCTTTTTAAAGTTTGGAAGAACGTCTATATAATCTTCTACTGCTGCAAATGCGCCCTGCATTGAAAGGTCATCTGCTATAGACTGTTTAAATCCCTGACCAACGATATCGGGTAACTGCTGGGAAGCAGCAAGAACATTAAGTTTTTCCAAAGCAGTAGCAGATGGATATGCGTCAAATTTTATATTAGCACCTGTCATGCCTCTTAATTTTTTTGCAAACCAACTATCGTTAGGGTTTTCAGTATCAGCTGTAACGGTAACAGACCATACAATTTCTTCACTGCCGTCAGATAAAGGAAGTTTAAGGCCTCCTGCATCTTTTACCGGAATTGAGGGATCATATAAGTCAGATGATATTTTTTCTCCCTGACACCCTGAAAAAACAGTTAATATCATTAAAACGCTTAAAGTTAAAGCTAATAATTTTTTCATAAAATTCTCCTCCTATATATTCGTAGGAATTTCTTTACTTAAATTATATCTGTCCGTATAAATCGAAACGTGCTTCATTAAGATATATATTTTTAGATTCGGTAAATGTGGGATAAGATAAGTAAAACATATGCTCAGGTTTAGTTATATCCACTTCTGCAATGGCATAACCATAATTAGTTGCCGCGTTTGCAATCATTTCGCCAAGCGGATTAAAAATTCCTGATTTTTCAAATTCTGCAGCAACTGAGGTAACAATATATGCTCCACTTTCCT
This genomic window contains:
- a CDS encoding ABC transporter substrate-binding protein, translating into MKKLLALTLSVLMILTVFSGCQGEKISSDLYDPSIPVKDAGGLKLPLSDGSEEIVWSVTVTADTENPNDSWFAKKLRGMTGANIKFDAYPSATALEKLNVLAASQQLPDIVGQGFKQSIADDLSMQGAFAAVEDYIDVLPNFKKNFVGEGSQDWIFKSYSAPDGKLYGYYGWDYSRDINTNATMYRKDIFDKHGLKMWNNPEEFYQTMKKLKELYPNSTPYTTKSGDGIFKALSVSWDMEAYMPFYNEKDGKWYYTDITPKYKEMLDFIKKCYNEGLIDPEFLTNTQSSWTAKMTQADKAFVTTDWIGRMEMFKEQTKDTVPSYDLRFANPIGPDQVMRTPNQLCWARYVSNNKKAETAFKLLDFVASPTGKELVTMGIEGETYEIDEKGMAKYLEFDEMPSSTELASKYGMFLEGLYLSFDRRSAYFNFTQREQEAQDFAKDPKNLTPIDPILQFTEEEKEVINEYQLNLEKAGKEFATKYVLGNASWDEWVKKAKSLGADKIIEIYNAAQARYDKM